The sequence GTACGCGGCGGCGAACACGGACGCGCTGATGTCGCGCAGGTAGCCCTTCGCGCCGCCGGGCAGGCGCCAGAGCAGGCAGGCGAGCACGGTGAGGACGAACGCGGTGAGCGCGCCTTCGCGGCCGAACGGCCAGGCGAGCCAGATCATCGCCTGCCCGCCCACGAGCACCGGGATCATCGCGACCTTGGTGTCGGCGACCCGGCGCAGCACCCCGGCGAATTCGAAGGTGCCGACCGCGATCGCGATCGCGATGATCCCGATGAACAGGAAGCGCACGGTGAGCAGGGAAACGATGATCGCGGCCCCGAGCACCAGCCCGACCCCGATGGCCGCGGGCAGGTTCCGGCCGGCCTTGGAAGCCTTCTTGGCTTCCGGCGCGGCTTCGGTACCGGGGGTCCCCGGCACCGAGGTCGCCTCAGCGGCCCCGGCCGCCGACAACCGGCTCGCCTCGCCGTTTCCCGAGGTCTCCGGCACGACCGGCGTCTCCGCCGCCCCACCGGTCCCCGGGAATTCAGGCGTGGCCGGGGTGCCGGCTCGCGCCGGCTCCGGCGTCCCGGGCGCGGCCGCCGGGTGTTCTCCGGTGGCGTCCACCCGGTCCTCGCGTTCCTCGCTCACCTGTGCCATCAGACCTCGAGCAGCTCGGCTTCCTTGTGCTTGACCAGCTCGTCGACCTTGTGCACGTAGGTGTCGGTCAGGTTCTGCAGTTCCTTCTCCGCGCGCGCGACGTCGTCCTCGCCGGCCTCGCCGTCCTTGGCGATGCGGTCCAGTTCGTCCTTGGCCTTGCGGCGGATGCTGCGGATCGACACCCGGGCGTCCTCGCCCTTGCCCTTGGCGACCTTCACCATCTCCTTGCGCCGCTCCTCGGTGAGCTGCGGGATGACGATGCGGATGACCTGCCCGTCGTTGCTCGGGTTGACCCCGAGGTCCGACTCCCGGATCGCCTTCTCGATCGCGCCGAGCTGCGTCTGGTCGTAGGGCTTGATGAGCGCCATCCGGGCTTCCGGCACGTTCACGCTGGCCAGCTGGTTCAGCGGGGTCGGCGAGCCGTAGTACTCGACGACGATCCGCGCGAACATCGTCGAGGAAGCCCGCCCGGTGCGTACCGACGTCAGCTCGTCCTTGGCGACGGACACCGCTTTTTCCATCTTCTCCTCGGCATCGAGGAGGGTCTCGTCGATCACGGCTACTCCCGTTGTTGTGATGGGTGGCGCTTGCTGATCCCAGCAGGTCTAGGCCGGCACCCCGTCAGCGGGGGTGCTGACCAACGTGCCGATTCTTTCACCACTCACCGCGCGGGCGATGTTCCCCTCGGTGAGCAGGTTGAACACGATGATCGGCATGTTGTTGTCCATGCAGAGGCTGAACGCCGTCGCGTCGGCGACCTTGAGGTCCCGCTCCAGCACCTCGCGGTGGGTGATCTCGCGGAACATCTCGGCGGTCGGGTCGGCCTTCGGGTCCGCGGTGTAGACGCCGTCGACGGCCTTCGCCATCAGCACGGCTTCGCAGCCCAGCTCGAGCGCCCGCTGCGCGGCCGCGGTGTCGGTGGAGAAGTACGGCATGCCGACCCCGGCGCCGAAGATCACGACGCGCCCCTTCTCCAGGTGCCGCTCGGCGCGGCGCGGGATGTAGGGCTCGGCGACCTGGCCCATCGTGATGGCGGTCTGCACGCGGGTGGGCAGGCCCTCCTTCTCCAGGAAGTCCTGCAGCGCCAGGCAGTTCATCACGGTGCCCAGCATCGCCATGTAGTCGGCGCGGTCACGGTCCATGCCGCGCTGCGAGAGTTCGGCGCCGCGGAAGTAGTTGCCGCCACCGATCACGACCGCGACCTGGACGCCGGTGCGGGCGACGTCGGCGATCTGCTGCGCGACCGAGTGGACGACATCCGGATCGACGCCGATCGAACCACCGCCGAACATTTCGCCGCCCAGTTTCAGCAGCACCCGCCGGTAGCCACCTTCGACCCGGTCACCCATCTATGTCGCCTCCTAGGCCCCTCGACCGTTGAATTCTCCTGGACCCGACAGTGCCCCGTCCCCGATGGACGGAGACGGGGCACTGTGGGTGTGAAACCTACGCCCTGGCCTGGGGTCAGGCCTGGCCGACCTCGAACCGCGCGAACTTGGTCAGCGTCACGCCGGCCTCGTCGAGCAGAGCCTTGACGGTCTTCTTGTTGTCCTTGACCGACGGCTGCTCGAGCAGCACGTTGTCCTTGTAGTAGGCGTTGACCTTGCCCTCGATGATCTTCGGCATGGCCTGCTCCGGCTTGCCCTCTTCGCGAGCGGTCTTCTCCGCGATCGAGCGCTCGTTCTCGACGATCTCGGCCGGCACCTCGTCGCGGGTCAGGTACTTCGCGCGCAGCGCGGCGACCTGCATGGCGGCACCGCGGGCGGCCTCGGCGTCGTCACCGGTGAACTCGACGAGCACGCCGACGGCCGGCGGCAGGTCGGAACCACGGCGGTGCAGGTAGGTCGCGGTCTGGCCCTCGAAGGCCACGACGCGGCGCAGCTCGAGCTTCTCGCCGATGCGGGCCGACAGCTCCTGGACGACCTCGCTGACGGTCTTGCCGTCGAGCTCGGCGGCCTTGAGCGCCTCGACGTCGGAGGTCTTGAGGGTCTTCGCGACCTCGACGATCTTCGCGGCCAGCGCCTGGAAGTCGGCGTTCTTGGCGACGAAGTCGGTCTCGGAGTCGAGCTCGATCAGGACGCCGCCGTCGCCGGTGACCAGGCCCTCGGCGGTGGCGCGCTCGGCGCGCTTGCCGACGTCCTTGGCACCCTTGATGCGGAGGAACTCGACGGCCTTGTCGAAGTCGCCGCCGTTCTCTTCCAGGGCCTTCTTGCAGTCCATCATGCCGGCGCCGGTCATCTCGCGCAGGCGCTTCACGTCAGCGGCGGTGTAGTTCGCCATTCTGGTAAATCCGTCCTTTTCAGGTACGTAAGCCTTGGAGGGTGCTGCGCCCGTGCGGCCGGCCGGAGCCGGCCGCACGGGCGAGGATGAACATCAGGAGGAGGCGGTCGCCTGCTCGGTGGCGGCCTCGGTCGCGGCAGCGGCCTCGGTCGCGTCGGCAGCGGCGGTCGCGTCGGCGGCGGCGGTCTCGGAGCCGGCGAGCAGCTCCTTCTCCCACTCGGCCAGCGGCTCGTCCGCGGCCACACCCGGCTCCGGCTTCGCGTCGGCCGACGCACCGTTGCGGCTGGACCGCGCCATCAGACCGGCGGCCGCGGCCTCGGCGACGACCTTGGTCAGCAGCGCGGCCGAGCGGATCGCGTCGT is a genomic window of Amycolatopsis lexingtonensis containing:
- a CDS encoding phosphatidate cytidylyltransferase — translated: MAQVSEEREDRVDATGEHPAAAPGTPEPARAGTPATPEFPGTGGAAETPVVPETSGNGEASRLSAAGAAEATSVPGTPGTEAAPEAKKASKAGRNLPAAIGVGLVLGAAIIVSLLTVRFLFIGIIAIAIAVGTFEFAGVLRRVADTKVAMIPVLVGGQAMIWLAWPFGREGALTAFVLTVLACLLWRLPGGAKGYLRDISASVFAAAYLPLFGAFAAMLVPPSDGVGRVLTFLIGVVASDTGGYIAGVLGGKHPMAPTISPKKTWEGFGGSLVGGVVAGALTLSLLLDGHVWQGVIFGVAIVLTATLGDLVESLIKRDLGVKDMGTLLPGHGGIMDRLDSLLPSAVVSWLLLSAFVPLG
- the frr gene encoding ribosome recycling factor, with the translated sequence MIDETLLDAEEKMEKAVSVAKDELTSVRTGRASSTMFARIVVEYYGSPTPLNQLASVNVPEARMALIKPYDQTQLGAIEKAIRESDLGVNPSNDGQVIRIVIPQLTEERRKEMVKVAKGKGEDARVSIRSIRRKAKDELDRIAKDGEAGEDDVARAEKELQNLTDTYVHKVDELVKHKEAELLEV
- the pyrH gene encoding UMP kinase, whose protein sequence is MGDRVEGGYRRVLLKLGGEMFGGGSIGVDPDVVHSVAQQIADVARTGVQVAVVIGGGNYFRGAELSQRGMDRDRADYMAMLGTVMNCLALQDFLEKEGLPTRVQTAITMGQVAEPYIPRRAERHLEKGRVVIFGAGVGMPYFSTDTAAAQRALELGCEAVLMAKAVDGVYTADPKADPTAEMFREITHREVLERDLKVADATAFSLCMDNNMPIIVFNLLTEGNIARAVSGERIGTLVSTPADGVPA
- the tsf gene encoding translation elongation factor Ts, with amino-acid sequence MANYTAADVKRLREMTGAGMMDCKKALEENGGDFDKAVEFLRIKGAKDVGKRAERATAEGLVTGDGGVLIELDSETDFVAKNADFQALAAKIVEVAKTLKTSDVEALKAAELDGKTVSEVVQELSARIGEKLELRRVVAFEGQTATYLHRRGSDLPPAVGVLVEFTGDDAEAARGAAMQVAALRAKYLTRDEVPAEIVENERSIAEKTAREEGKPEQAMPKIIEGKVNAYYKDNVLLEQPSVKDNKKTVKALLDEAGVTLTKFARFEVGQA